Within Vicia villosa cultivar HV-30 ecotype Madison, WI linkage group LG1, Vvil1.0, whole genome shotgun sequence, the genomic segment TTTCATAGATGACTATATTCATCCATCATTTTTAGTAGTAGGGTCTCCATTTCCAATCACATTTTACTGTTGGTTAACTTATTTAGGTTTATCCTAGTTAAAAAAAACAATCTTAAAGTAGTATATGTTTGGTGTTTAATGTTTATCCCTGTTGCTGTCATTAAGGGTTTTCTAAGATCCAAAACATGACGACGTAGTCTAAAACTTTAGAACCTCAAAAGTCACAATCACAAACAACCGTATCCACCCTCCCAATTCCCCTTACCaaaaaccaaacaaaacagaAACAAACCTATAGTTATCATTATCAACAAACACACAAAAATGGGAATAGTAGAAGAAGCACACAACGTGAAAATCTTAGGAACAGGCACACGGTTCATAGTTCTAGCTCACGGATTCGGCACAGACCAATCTGTATGGAAGCACCTCGTACCTCATCTTCTAGAACAATTTCGTGTCATACTTTACGACAACATGGGAGCTGGTACAACGAACCCAGATTACTTCGATTTCGAACGTTACTCAACGTTAGAAGGCTATGCTTATGATTTACTCGCAATCTTACAAGAAGTTGGAGTTGATTCTTGTATCTTTGTTGGTCATTCGGTTTCTGCTATGATTGGAACTGTTGCATCGATTTCTCGTCCTGATTTGTTTGCCAAAATCATCATGGTATCTGCTTCCCCAAGGTAATTATTGGTCTTTGGTGATTTGATGTTTAACGTTAATCATTTTGGAATGATGGTTAGTTTgacttttttttctttgaatgcttctgtttccagaaatagatactattatattttatttaaccaCTAATTAAAAGTTTTGAGGTATTTTTTCTTCTTAAATATAagcaaattataattaatttatgcatATTCAATCATCTGTTGCAAAACTATATCAACATTATTTACTTAATGTTGTGAagagataataatttaattagagATAGGTTAATAGTTTCTTTATTCCTGTAcataaagttaaaaattaaatatacttGACTATTACTTTTAATAGTgtgaaaattgatttttgtttataattaagGATGGAGAGAGCAGTTAGTTGagttaaaatacaataaataaatataatagtaaaaaaaattattaaatactaTTTTGGTaagataaatgaataaataatttgagaaaagaatatatattttaaagaaacacttaataatatttttttgtagcAGTTTTGATCATGTTAATTCTTGTAATATTCTCTAGTtctatataatttattaattttaatcataAAATATGAGATATAAATTAAACACAAAAtttcttatattttatttcaGACCTCATTTTTCAAAATACTAACCAAAATTAGTATATTAATGTGGctcaaaatatataattcatTAATTTATCTAATTTATCATTAAAAAGTAATAAAATGATTAATGATGTTGTGTTGGTGATTATGTACTTGTATTTTGTGAAGGTATTTGAACGACAGTAATTACTTCGGAGGATTCGAACAAGAAGATTTAGATCAATTATTCAACGCTATGGCATCAAATTACAAATCATGGTGTTCAGGCTTTGCTCCAATGGCGATTGGAGGGGACATGGAGTCAGTGGCAGTACAAGAATTCAGTAGAACATTGTTCAACATGAGACCCGACATAGCACTAAGCGTGttacaaacaattttcaaaagtgACATGAGACAAATATTATGTCTCGTCACTGTCCCATGTCACATAATACAAAGTATGAAGGACTTGGCAGTTCCAGTCGTGGTGGCGGAATATCTCCACCAGCACGTCGGCGCCGAGTCCATTGTCGAGGTGATGTCGACGGAGGGTCATTTACCGCAGTTGAGCTCGCCGGATGTTGTTATTCCGGTGATACTAAAACACATTCTTCATGATATTGAAGcttaatattaattaatgtgTGGTTGGTGTGTGTTTGTGGTGCATGATTGTATTGTTTAGGTTTTAATAAAGAAGTAAAATATTGAAAGAGACAAAGAGAGTTGCTTTTTGTTTTGCGTCTTTTTCGTAGATGACCAAGAAAAATGGGGTTGGCAACACATGGTTCTATATCAATTATGCATTGTTGTTTATTGTATATtagtttttaatttagtttagttttggTAGGTGGGGATACCATTTGATAGGTATTGGTATCAATTGTTGTCATCTTTGTATTAATAATGTGGAGATGGAGGCtgtaaataatgaataaatagttTGTTGTCTTGTTATCATATTTTTCCCAAGTTTATTTTATTCCAACTATTCATCTTTCCTTTAATTGGATTTTTACATTAAACTTTTATATCTTTTTTATCATATATAGATACGATATTTCCTAaagtgatttatttatttataatcatAAACCAGTCACTGCAAAATGTTTGTGGAAACAAGGTAACAACtaataataaaaagagaaaattaacATATCCTattagggctggaaatgagtcgagtcgagtcgaactcgcctcaactcagttcgactcgttaagaattggccgagttcgagttcgagttcatgacgaactttttttcctgctcaaactcgacttgttaagAATTGatcgagtttgagttcgagttcgagtttatctcgaactttttttccagctcaaactcgacttaatagaagttcacgaacatcatgattcaactcgttaggtttatcttgttaggttcaactcccttgttttaaattaatattttttaaataaaaatatagaaataaaataaaagttataagattgaaatttatacgatgctaattttatttgtataattatttgtagaaatattttttccactagagaatataaattatcaattaaaactgttagattaaaataaaatatgatactaagatttagagcaaatatttaaacttactcttaaagaaaatataatatatctcatatataatcgagttgactcgtgaacctaacgagtcgaactatgtatagttcaggttcaactcatttagttaacgaacttagtttttggctcatactcagctcatctggttcatgaacctagttcaaggatttaattttctaatcgagtttcgaactattttcgagttaatTTGGTTCATTGTCAGCCCTATATCCTATAATTAAAGGATTACTTGCTACACTCAACTCATATGCTTCTCTCAGGGACCAaggattttttttctttgtgaTTCTCTCATTCACAAAAAacaaatgtattaaaattaatggaattaaaaaaattgataaaatagagagagaaaatattagagagatagAGATAAAAGTGTGAAGGAGATAGTTGGAGAGAACAAATTAAAATAGAGAATCCTAGTCCTTCTCTCACTGTCTATGAATCTTACTCAACCAACTCATTGGAAAATATCAATTTCTACGAAGATTTTAGCATTGAGGTCCATTTCATGACAACTTGGAGGTACAACACATAATTAACACTTAGAAACACGTAACAAGTTAAAACAATGTTTAAACTTATCATTGATATCTGACTTGGTCGACATATCAGATGAATTATTTGAACTATAAACTCTTTTAAGTAATattttttcatatacaaataaTCCTTTGATTTTATAAAACTTCACGTCAATATGTTTGGTCATATCATACACAtgattatttttcaaattaattgTAACCTAACTATCACAACCTTATAACCATTAAATTTCTTTAGCATTCTTAACTATTATCTTGTACTCTACTTCATATGTAGACATGGTTATTATATATTGAATGGAAGACTCCCAGCAAATACGTCTGCCTACAATAACAATGATGTGTCTTGCTGTACCTGTAACCTCACCTAATTGGTGATTAAGGTGTTAAAAGTATTGACATGTTTTAAGTTTGATCTTTATACATTTTCAAAAAGGCATTTGTTTAATAGTAAGTTTATCAGTGtcatagatatatatatatatatatatattgactcTTCAATTTATCTCAAGTCGCCCTTTAACATATGAGCTATGTTTCCTTTATATCTTGAATGTCATTGTTATCTGTCTTTTGGCATCATTTTTACACATGATATCAATGTCGACCCATTGTCTTTAAGGTAAggaatttttttccatttttcaataaataaaaaaatttattattaatattttaggtGTGTAAAAGTTAAATTATGGAAATATATCTCATcactttaaaaaaaatgcaaacatacttaaaaaaaaattagtaattgAACTTTTCATTTTTTACTGGGAATGGAGAAAATTATAGAAAATGATATTCTTACTAATACGTTGAACTGTATTCACTATTCACCAATACGATGAATTAACagtgatttattaaaaaaataataatgttttaaatatatatatatatatatatatatatatatatatatatatatatatatatatatatatatatatatatatatatatatatatatatatatatatatcaaataatattaaaaaaaattgagattggAGACTGATATAAAAATTATGTAACTTCATCACTTTATTAGCCAATATTTTATActttattaaccaattttattttacaaa encodes:
- the LOC131607268 gene encoding probable esterase D14L, whose amino-acid sequence is MGIVEEAHNVKILGTGTRFIVLAHGFGTDQSVWKHLVPHLLEQFRVILYDNMGAGTTNPDYFDFERYSTLEGYAYDLLAILQEVGVDSCIFVGHSVSAMIGTVASISRPDLFAKIIMVSASPRYLNDSNYFGGFEQEDLDQLFNAMASNYKSWCSGFAPMAIGGDMESVAVQEFSRTLFNMRPDIALSVLQTIFKSDMRQILCLVTVPCHIIQSMKDLAVPVVVAEYLHQHVGAESIVEVMSTEGHLPQLSSPDVVIPVILKHILHDIEA